Proteins co-encoded in one Natrarchaeobius halalkaliphilus genomic window:
- a CDS encoding dihydroneopterin aldolase family protein, whose product MADDTRVSDDETPTDAEAACFEAGIKFGSLYHQFAGTPLSLESASSLARAMEESIENQPHCSDVTVEIRTDELDDALAAASAEYTELTGRFLEVEIVVDYEGRTVVTKMAMEDGYPLMRLEAVRNR is encoded by the coding sequence ATGGCCGATGACACTCGAGTATCCGACGACGAGACGCCGACGGACGCCGAAGCCGCCTGCTTCGAGGCCGGGATCAAGTTCGGGTCGCTCTATCACCAGTTCGCCGGCACGCCGCTCTCGCTCGAGAGCGCATCCAGCCTCGCTCGAGCGATGGAAGAATCGATCGAGAACCAGCCACACTGTTCCGACGTGACGGTCGAGATCCGCACGGACGAACTGGACGACGCGCTGGCGGCGGCGAGCGCCGAGTACACCGAACTGACGGGGCGCTTTCTCGAGGTCGAGATCGTCGTCGACTACGAGGGCCGTACGGTCGTGACGAAAATGGCGATGGAAGACGGCTATCCGCTGATGCGACTCGAGGCCGTTCGAAACCGATAA
- a CDS encoding creatininase family protein — protein MDLTEATWTDVQELETDLAVLPVGSTEQHGPHAPLGTDVLTARAVADAGVDRFDRAVVRAPAIPVGIAAEHRQFSGTMWVSPETFRSYVRESIESLAHHGFDRVVIVNGHGGNVDALREVGTTLSRDGDAYAVPFTWFEAVGTHSSRMGHGGPLETALLRHCEPDLVREDRIEAARDGAADGWGEWVSRANLAYDSAEFTENGVVGDPGDGTASLGDELLERAGKALARLLEAVAERDLSRPDER, from the coding sequence ATGGATCTCACCGAGGCGACCTGGACGGATGTCCAGGAACTCGAGACCGATCTCGCCGTGCTTCCGGTCGGTAGCACGGAGCAACACGGACCCCACGCGCCGCTCGGAACGGACGTCCTGACCGCCCGTGCGGTCGCGGATGCTGGAGTCGACCGTTTCGATCGAGCGGTCGTGCGGGCTCCGGCGATCCCCGTCGGAATCGCGGCTGAACACCGACAGTTTTCGGGGACGATGTGGGTCTCGCCCGAGACGTTTCGGAGCTACGTCCGCGAGTCGATCGAGAGCCTCGCACACCACGGCTTCGATCGGGTCGTCATTGTCAACGGTCACGGCGGAAACGTCGACGCCCTGCGGGAGGTTGGTACGACCCTCTCACGCGACGGAGACGCCTACGCGGTCCCGTTCACCTGGTTCGAGGCCGTCGGCACCCACTCGAGTCGGATGGGCCACGGCGGCCCCCTCGAGACGGCGCTCTTGCGTCACTGCGAACCGGACCTCGTCCGCGAGGATCGGATCGAAGCGGCACGAGACGGCGCGGCCGATGGCTGGGGCGAGTGGGTAAGCCGTGCGAATCTGGCCTACGATTCGGCGGAGTTTACGGAAAACGGTGTCGTCGGGGATCCGGGCGACGGAACGGCGTCACTCGGGGACGAACTGCTCGAGCGAGCCGGCAAAGCGCTCGCACGATTGCTCGAGGCGGTCGCGGAACGAGACCTTTCGCGGCCCGACGAGCGGTAG
- a CDS encoding DUF5790 family protein: MSQATFGDDELFGEAANEMREDVESSLSAGWEALPAADDIWESDADNVLGVLNGLNAVLDVGDAEDHLRDAKKWFTMGQRAEAFDDADDLEAEIGDLEDAIDDITAAGDQVGELTSTIPTLRGTLEDAGAEDSSVDDDDADD; the protein is encoded by the coding sequence ATGAGCCAGGCGACCTTCGGTGACGACGAACTGTTCGGTGAGGCGGCAAACGAGATGCGTGAAGACGTCGAGTCCTCGCTTTCTGCCGGCTGGGAAGCTCTTCCAGCGGCCGACGATATCTGGGAGAGCGACGCTGACAACGTCCTTGGCGTCCTCAACGGCCTCAACGCGGTACTCGACGTCGGGGACGCGGAGGACCACCTTCGCGATGCGAAAAAGTGGTTCACGATGGGACAGCGAGCCGAGGCGTTCGACGACGCCGACGATCTCGAGGCGGAGATCGGCGATCTCGAGGACGCGATCGACGACATCACCGCGGCGGGCGACCAGGTCGGCGAACTCACCTCGACGATCCCGACGCTACGCGGAACGCTCGAGGACGCCGGGGCCGAGGACTCGAGTGTGGACGACGACGACGCAGACGACTAA
- a CDS encoding DUF5789 family protein: MSDDDRERGVGLGDVRDALERREYPVSQAELLEDHGDEVIETGEKTTTLAELLEPLNEDEYESFEAVETAIMNMVGDEAIGRKNYSDRTPPASGEERQDEGAPGQDGQREQESF; this comes from the coding sequence ATGAGCGACGACGACCGCGAACGGGGCGTGGGCCTCGGAGACGTTCGTGACGCACTCGAGCGCCGGGAGTACCCCGTCAGTCAGGCCGAGTTGCTCGAGGACCACGGGGACGAGGTGATCGAAACTGGCGAGAAAACAACGACGCTCGCGGAGTTACTCGAGCCGCTGAACGAAGACGAATACGAATCGTTCGAGGCGGTCGAAACGGCGATCATGAACATGGTCGGAGACGAAGCGATCGGGCGCAAGAACTACAGCGACCGCACGCCGCCCGCATCGGGGGAGGAACGCCAGGACGAAGGTGCACCCGGTCAGGACGGACAGCGAGAACAGGAGTCGTTCTAA
- the azf gene encoding NAD-dependent glucose-6-phosphate dehydrogenase Azf translates to MAQSVLLTGAAGRVGDAILGDLADEHEWRLVDRDPPTGEQPGEFVVADITDGDAVRAAMDGIDVVIHLAGDPRPEAPWDSVLTNNIDGTQTVFEAAVDAGVEKVAFASSNHAVGAYETDDRTPDMYRTHDDYLLDGTELPRPGNLYGVSKAAGETLGRYYHDERGLSVVCIRIGNLTEDHPPIDYERGQAMWLSYRDCAHLFDRCIRAEYGYEIVYGISDNDRKYYSIDRARDVLDYQPRDNSAEHD, encoded by the coding sequence ATGGCACAGTCGGTCCTGCTTACGGGGGCTGCGGGACGCGTCGGGGATGCGATCCTTGGCGACCTCGCGGACGAACACGAGTGGCGTTTGGTAGATCGCGACCCACCGACGGGGGAACAGCCGGGTGAGTTCGTCGTCGCTGACATTACAGACGGGGACGCGGTTCGTGCGGCGATGGACGGCATCGACGTCGTGATCCACCTGGCCGGCGATCCGCGACCGGAAGCGCCGTGGGACAGCGTTCTGACGAACAACATCGACGGCACGCAGACGGTTTTCGAGGCCGCCGTCGACGCCGGTGTCGAGAAGGTCGCCTTCGCCTCTTCGAACCACGCCGTCGGGGCCTACGAAACCGACGACCGAACGCCCGACATGTACCGCACACACGACGACTACCTGCTCGACGGAACCGAGCTCCCTCGACCGGGAAACCTCTACGGCGTCTCGAAGGCTGCGGGCGAGACGCTCGGTCGGTACTACCACGACGAACGCGGTCTCTCGGTCGTCTGCATTCGGATCGGCAACCTCACCGAGGATCATCCCCCGATCGACTACGAGCGCGGACAGGCGATGTGGCTCTCCTATCGCGACTGCGCACACCTTTTCGATCGGTGTATCCGGGCGGAGTACGGCTACGAAATCGTCTACGGCATCTCCGACAACGACCGCAAGTACTACTCGATCGACCGCGCTCGAGACGTCCTCGACTATCAGCCACGGGATAACTCGGCGGAACACGATTGA
- a CDS encoding queuosine precursor transporter, producing the protein MDNRHGAPTIPQVALIGLFVASLVTAQLTASKVLAFELPVSLPITGAELMLPGAALAYALTFLASDCYTELYGKRAAQIVVNVAFALNFVVLALVWSTIAAPAAEASVDPDAFSTALGASTNVVLGSLLAYLVSQNWDVWLFHWIRDRTGTEKLWLRNLVSTGTSQAIDTVIFVSIAFAIAPAVLDVGVVLPLEAILALIIGQYLLKLAIAVLDTPVVYAIVAFVRARTDDGGRPTKA; encoded by the coding sequence ATGGATAACCGACACGGAGCGCCGACGATCCCACAGGTCGCGTTGATCGGGCTGTTCGTCGCGTCACTCGTCACGGCACAGCTAACCGCCTCGAAGGTACTCGCGTTCGAACTTCCCGTGTCACTCCCGATTACGGGTGCCGAACTGATGCTACCGGGGGCGGCGCTCGCCTACGCGCTGACGTTTCTCGCAAGCGACTGTTACACCGAGTTGTACGGCAAGCGCGCGGCACAGATCGTCGTCAACGTCGCGTTCGCGTTGAACTTCGTGGTCCTCGCGCTCGTCTGGTCGACGATCGCCGCACCCGCCGCCGAAGCGAGCGTGGATCCCGACGCCTTCTCGACGGCGCTCGGCGCGTCGACGAACGTCGTTCTGGGGAGTCTGCTCGCATACCTCGTCAGTCAGAACTGGGACGTCTGGTTGTTTCACTGGATCCGCGACCGAACGGGTACAGAGAAGCTCTGGCTGCGAAATCTCGTCTCAACCGGAACGAGTCAGGCGATCGACACCGTCATCTTCGTCTCGATCGCGTTCGCGATCGCACCCGCTGTTCTCGACGTCGGCGTCGTGTTGCCACTCGAGGCCATCCTCGCGTTGATCATCGGCCAGTACCTGCTGAAGCTCGCGATCGCGGTGCTCGACACACCCGTTGTCTACGCTATCGTCGCGTTCGTTCGCGCTCGGACGGACGACGGGGGGCGACCGACGAAGGCGTAG
- a CDS encoding DUF309 domain-containing protein: MRDQLRAGVAIYNDGFYHAAHDAWEERWLDLEAGTDDERLLHGLIQFTAAVFHARNRNWEGAVGLAESACEYLAELPDGYRDLWLPPVRSFLETLATDPDVIERREPPAIDHDGDTPTLTDLGLEATAIAAVVLAEELGYGDEPLEHALTYARRDLEDGIDDSRFISLLFEFVREDDHRGIVYQRLTEHVDRRRSREEDVDGLF; this comes from the coding sequence ATGCGCGATCAGCTACGGGCCGGCGTCGCCATCTACAACGACGGGTTCTATCACGCCGCTCACGACGCCTGGGAAGAGCGGTGGCTCGACCTCGAGGCGGGGACCGACGACGAGCGCCTGCTCCACGGATTGATTCAGTTCACCGCCGCGGTTTTTCACGCTCGAAACCGTAACTGGGAGGGTGCCGTCGGACTGGCCGAGAGCGCCTGCGAGTATCTGGCCGAGTTGCCGGATGGGTACCGAGATCTGTGGCTCCCGCCGGTCCGATCGTTCCTCGAGACGCTGGCCACCGATCCGGACGTGATCGAACGGCGAGAGCCGCCAGCGATCGACCACGACGGCGATACGCCGACGCTCACCGACCTCGGTTTGGAGGCGACGGCGATCGCCGCGGTCGTCCTCGCCGAGGAACTCGGGTACGGCGACGAACCGCTCGAGCACGCACTGACCTACGCGCGGCGGGATCTCGAGGACGGAATCGACGACAGTCGATTCATCTCGCTCCTGTTCGAGTTCGTCCGCGAGGACGATCATCGGGGGATCGTCTATCAGCGTCTCACAGAACACGTCGATCGACGTCGATCCCGGGAAGAAGACGTCGACGGGCTGTTTTGA
- a CDS encoding aminopeptidase, with product MDERIREHADVLVDWSARVEAGDDVVLSIGPGAHDLGVAVAETLGARGANLHVTYSSGEISRAYLHAHDEEFDTTSSHELALLEETDVFLSLGGGRNTSAMADVPSRTRQSYSGARTDVREARMETRWVSTIHPTRSLAQQAGMAYEEYQEFAYDAILRDWESLAAEMERMKTLLDEGSTVRLVSSDTDLTMRIGGRSAVNSAASVAYDSHNLPSGEVFTAPTATEGEVTFDVPMTVRGESVRNVTLAFEDGSVVDHSAEQGEDVITEVLETDDGARRLGELGVGMNRGIDRYTDNILFDEKMGETVHLALGRAYDACLPEGESGNDSAVHVDLITDVSEDSRLEIDGEVAQRNGRFRWEDDFDG from the coding sequence ATGGACGAACGCATCCGCGAGCACGCCGACGTGCTGGTCGACTGGAGCGCCCGCGTCGAGGCGGGTGACGACGTCGTGCTCTCGATCGGTCCCGGCGCACACGACCTCGGAGTCGCCGTCGCTGAAACGTTGGGCGCACGCGGTGCGAACCTGCACGTGACGTACAGCTCCGGAGAGATCTCGCGCGCGTACCTCCACGCGCACGACGAGGAGTTCGACACAACCTCGAGTCACGAACTCGCGTTGCTCGAGGAGACGGACGTCTTCCTGTCGCTGGGTGGCGGCCGAAATACGAGCGCGATGGCGGACGTTCCGTCCCGGACGCGTCAATCGTACTCTGGCGCGCGAACGGACGTTCGCGAGGCGCGCATGGAGACGCGCTGGGTCTCGACGATTCATCCGACGCGGTCGCTGGCACAGCAAGCCGGCATGGCCTACGAGGAGTATCAGGAGTTCGCCTACGACGCGATACTTCGCGACTGGGAATCGCTGGCCGCAGAGATGGAGCGGATGAAGACGCTGCTCGACGAGGGTTCGACGGTTCGGCTGGTCTCGAGCGACACCGACCTCACCATGCGAATCGGCGGGCGAAGTGCGGTCAACAGCGCGGCTTCCGTCGCCTACGACTCGCATAACCTCCCGAGCGGCGAGGTCTTCACTGCGCCGACGGCTACCGAAGGCGAGGTGACGTTCGACGTGCCGATGACGGTCCGGGGCGAGTCGGTCAGGAACGTCACGCTCGCGTTCGAAGACGGCAGCGTCGTCGACCACAGCGCAGAGCAGGGTGAAGACGTCATCACGGAGGTCCTCGAGACCGACGACGGCGCGCGTAGACTGGGGGAACTCGGCGTCGGGATGAACCGCGGTATCGATCGCTACACGGACAACATTCTCTTCGACGAGAAGATGGGGGAAACTGTGCACCTCGCGCTCGGGCGAGCCTACGACGCCTGTCTTCCCGAGGGAGAGTCGGGCAACGACTCGGCCGTCCACGTCGACCTGATCACCGACGTTAGCGAGGACTCGCGTCTCGAGATCGACGGCGAGGTCGCCCAGCGAAACGGTCGGTTCCGGTGGGAAGACGACTTCGACGGCTAA